The Candidatus Bathyarchaeia archaeon nucleotide sequence AGGAATAACCTCTTGATTCTACGCTATTCTAAGAAGCATAGCTTGTCTCCCGCCTTCACCAACGCGCCCGATTGAACGTAGACCTCTTTCACGATTCCAGTCTTTGGCGCCGCGATCTCGTTTTCCATCTTCATCGCCTCCAGAGTAGCTAGCGGCTGGCCCTTGTTTACCGATGTGTTGGGAGACACTTTCAAGGAGACGATTCTCCCACTCATAGGCGCAGTTATCACAACAGGCCCAAGAACTGTTTCAGTCTCTCCCGCATTTCGAACTGATTGCTCTCTTCCGACTATGCTGACCTTGATCAGTCTTCCGTTTAGTCGAATAAGATAGCTGCTTCCATCGCGCTCTTCTTCCTTTCTAGCGATCAGGACCTTTCCATTGATACTCGCAACGAGATCTGGTTGGTCAATTGTCGGCTCACGGAGCATGCGAACGCTCAGCTCTTGATCGTTGATTTTGATCTCTTGAGTTGAACCCCGCTCTTCGAGCTGTGCAACGAGCCAGGTTTTTCCGCTGACCGTGAGTTCGTTGATCTGCTTAGAGTCCTTCGACAAACAAGGGTTGCCTCAGTGTTGGTTCTTTCTGGAACGT carries:
- a CDS encoding biotin/lipoyl-containing protein, which produces MSKDSKQINELTVSGKTWLVAQLEERGSTQEIKINDQELSVRMLREPTIDQPDLVASINGKVLIARKEEERDGSSYLIRLNGRLIKVSIVGREQSVRNAGETETVLGPVVITAPMSGRIVSLKVSPNTSVNKGQPLATLEAMKMENEIAAPKTGIVKEVYVQSGALVKAGDKLCFLE